A part of Macrobrachium nipponense isolate FS-2020 chromosome 26, ASM1510439v2, whole genome shotgun sequence genomic DNA contains:
- the LOC135200374 gene encoding uncharacterized protein LOC135200374: protein MAVNNVTYEIPPGNALSCISCDSAFRSVADAIEHTVVCHKKHRLTNKYEGQNQIEKIKGSMTWTRANVAHLLDVLKKKVVDLGKAKAHYRTNELGRVYDEITIELANIIGPGITRYQMTRKWNLLQRRALQHERSRKKLLKEGMPPPDPPPFHPSVKEIMRCVEEEKIKYLKEMEHSDKSYTLKLKEGELEIPEELSCC from the exons ATGGCTGTTAACAATGTCACGTACGAAATTCC GCCCGGCAATGCTCTCTCTTGTATATCATGTGACAGCGCATTTAGGAGTGTGGCAGATGCAATAGAGCACACTGTTGTGTGTCATAAAAAGCATAGACTGACAAATAAGTATGAGGGACAAAACCAGATagaaaaaattaaag GATCAATGACATGGACAAGAGCAAATGTTGCACACCTATTGGATGTACTGAAAAAGAAGGTGGTTGACTTAGGCAAAGCCAAGGCCCACTACAGAACTAATGAACTAGGAAGGGTTTATGATGAGATAACTATAGAACTGGCTAATATT ATTGGGCCAGGCATTACTCGTTACCAAATGACCAGGAAATGGAATCTTCTGCAGAGACGCGCACTGCAGCATGAGAGATCGAGGAAAAAGTTATTGAAAGAAGGAATGCCACCTCCTGATCCACCACCATTTCACCCTTCTGTTAAGGAAATAATGAGAT gtgtagaagaagaaaagataaaatatttaaagGAAATGGAGCATTCTGACAAAAGTTACACTTTAAAATTGAAAGAAGGGGAATTAGAAATTCCAGAGGAACTCTCCTGTTGCTAG